In the Mus pahari chromosome 19, PAHARI_EIJ_v1.1, whole genome shotgun sequence genome, one interval contains:
- the LOC110336926 gene encoding low affinity immunoglobulin epsilon Fc receptor-like → MVLVAEKVSPKNWPVWEMPHRKQSAXWRGTACNICPKNWLHFQQKCYYFGKGSKQWIQARFTCSDLEGRLVSIHSQKEQWNDAFCRSYLDAWVCEQLATCELSAPLASVTPTGSTPKSEP, encoded by the exons ATGGTGTTAGTGGCTGAGAAGGTCTCACCAAAGAACTGGCCGGTTTGGGAGATGCCACACAGGAAGCAATCGGCCNACTGGCGTG gaactgCATGCAACATATGTCCCAAGAACTGGCTCCATTTCCAACAGAAGTGCTACTATTTTGGCAAGGGCTCCAAGCAGTGGATCCAGGCCAGGTTCACCTGCAGTGACCTGGAAGGGCGACTAGTCAGCATCCACAGCCAAAAGGAGCAG TGGAACGACGCCTTCTGCCGCAGCTACCTGGATGCGTGGGTGTGCGAGCAGCTGGCAACATGTGAGCTATCTGCCCCCTTAGCCTCTGTGACTCCAACAGGATCCACCCCAAAAAGTGAACCCTGA